In one window of Bdellovibrio bacteriovorus W DNA:
- a CDS encoding transcriptional regulator (COG0789 Predicted transcriptional regulators), giving the protein MTTTTSMTMNNHPAGESEMELSLDEHLDFVEEVSTQEGAPVSASEPLSIPAMLCDDKLLEEINSIPDKMGFKIGDVADILGIKQYVLRYWETEFDILKPKKAANNQRMYTRKDVENALLIRKLLHRDRFSIEGARNAMKELKAHVRREKDMTQVFTKLENINDRVEDLVLDIRRVRQLFR; this is encoded by the coding sequence CGCTGGAGAAAGTGAAATGGAGCTTTCTTTAGATGAACACTTAGACTTCGTAGAAGAGGTATCGACTCAGGAAGGAGCTCCTGTTTCGGCTTCTGAGCCATTATCAATTCCTGCGATGCTTTGTGATGATAAGTTACTTGAAGAAATCAATTCAATTCCAGATAAAATGGGATTTAAGATTGGTGATGTCGCAGATATCTTAGGCATCAAGCAATACGTTCTTCGTTACTGGGAGACAGAGTTTGATATTCTTAAGCCAAAAAAGGCTGCGAATAATCAGCGTATGTACACTCGCAAAGACGTAGAAAATGCTCTTTTGATCCGCAAGCTTTTGCATAGAGATCGCTTCTCTATTGAAGGCGCTCGCAATGCAATGAAAGAGTTGAAAGCTCACGTTCGCCGCGAGAAAGATATGACTCAAGTGTTTACGAAGCTTGAGAATATCAATGACCGCGTGGAGGATCTTGTTTTAGATATCCGCCGTGTTCGTCAGCTATTCCGCTAA
- a CDS encoding hypothetical protein (COG2146 Ferredoxin subunits of nitrite reductase and ring-hydroxylating dioxygenases), whose amino-acid sequence MAERNEWYDLGPISKLITKPVQQIEVKDVRLALIYKDSVFSAISGDCNHVGGPLGQGILEGDYIVCPWHYYKFHWQTGEGEPGFEADRVATYPLKTEDDHLWVSLVPKTSKNKAPHAPARLARKPERAVGPLRVAGISTTVMDLKYPRVSTSEMLLEDALLRAREKGFDTHMVKLRELKFRHCEGFYSKAAHACIWPCSITQIDNTDELESVYEDLVHWADVIIVATPIRWGSASSLYFKLVERLNCIQNQITTHNNQLIQNKVAGFIITGGQDNVQAVAGSMMGFFSELGFHLPPFPYIAHSLGWSMENMAHNVQYVQRSRALKEAAEELVDRCSELSQYLISSNVPGTLVHRAGRKAYKAERHKDIEI is encoded by the coding sequence ATGGCTGAACGTAACGAATGGTATGATCTCGGGCCGATTTCAAAACTTATCACAAAGCCAGTGCAGCAGATTGAAGTTAAAGATGTCAGGCTGGCTTTGATTTACAAGGATTCCGTTTTTAGTGCGATTTCCGGTGATTGCAACCATGTGGGGGGACCCCTTGGTCAAGGGATTCTCGAGGGCGATTACATCGTTTGCCCTTGGCATTACTATAAGTTTCACTGGCAAACTGGCGAAGGGGAGCCTGGATTTGAGGCAGACCGAGTCGCAACTTATCCTTTAAAAACTGAAGATGATCACCTATGGGTTTCTTTAGTGCCAAAGACTTCAAAAAATAAAGCGCCCCATGCTCCGGCTCGATTGGCGCGCAAGCCAGAAAGGGCAGTCGGGCCATTGCGAGTGGCGGGTATATCCACAACCGTGATGGACCTTAAGTATCCTCGAGTCTCAACATCGGAGATGCTCTTAGAGGATGCTCTCTTGCGCGCTCGAGAAAAGGGCTTCGATACTCACATGGTTAAACTTCGCGAACTTAAGTTTCGCCATTGTGAAGGTTTTTATTCCAAAGCAGCTCATGCTTGTATTTGGCCTTGTTCGATCACACAAATTGATAATACGGACGAATTAGAGTCCGTCTATGAAGACCTTGTGCATTGGGCAGATGTGATTATTGTTGCGACCCCCATTCGTTGGGGCTCTGCAAGTTCTTTGTATTTTAAATTGGTGGAGCGGCTCAACTGTATTCAGAATCAAATAACGACCCATAACAACCAACTCATCCAAAACAAAGTGGCGGGATTTATTATCACCGGTGGACAAGACAATGTGCAGGCAGTGGCCGGAAGCATGATGGGCTTTTTCTCAGAGCTGGGGTTCCATTTGCCCCCATTTCCTTATATAGCGCATTCCTTAGGGTGGAGCATGGAGAACATGGCCCATAATGTTCAGTACGTGCAGCGCAGTCGCGCGTTGAAGGAAGCGGCTGAAGAGTTAGTCGATCGTTGCTCTGAACTTTCACAATACCTTATTAGTTCCAATGTGCCAGGAACTTTGGTGCATCGTGCGGGGAGAAAGGCCTATAAGGCTGAGCGACACAAGGATATCGAAATTTAA
- a CDS encoding putative ferredoxin (COG1145 Ferredoxin), which yields MIPNPSQDSDTEKAIKSNFTCSRVCLETLQYCLNQKSIKFSGQHLAVMQFCADACLLSARMMMANHSVHHQSCELSFELCTACADECERHQDDPVIARCAEECRRCAEICKSMVGMSVDIRGPEGKREKTSTRP from the coding sequence ATGATTCCAAACCCATCTCAAGACAGCGATACAGAAAAAGCGATAAAATCTAATTTCACCTGCTCGAGAGTTTGTTTAGAGACTCTTCAATACTGTTTGAATCAAAAGTCTATAAAGTTCTCAGGTCAGCATTTGGCTGTGATGCAGTTCTGCGCAGATGCCTGCCTTTTATCTGCACGGATGATGATGGCTAATCATAGCGTGCACCATCAAAGCTGCGAGTTGTCCTTTGAGTTATGTACGGCATGCGCAGATGAGTGTGAACGGCATCAAGATGATCCGGTAATTGCTCGATGTGCAGAGGAATGTCGTCGTTGTGCTGAGATTTGCAAAAGCATGGTGGGGATGTCAGTAGATATAAGAGGTCCTGAAGGAAAGCGCGAGAAGACGTCAACAAGACCTTAA